Below is a genomic region from Longimicrobiaceae bacterium.
CGGGATCTCCGAGACGGGCGCCCACGCCAGGTACGCCAGCCCGGCGAGGAGACCCCACGCCAGGACCACGGCGGTGATGGTGGTCCAGGTCACCCCCTCGGCCCGGGCGGGCGCCCCGGCACGGCCGTCCCGGGCGTCCGGGAGCGGCTCCGGCGGTACGGTTTCGACGTCAGGCGATGCGCGCATCAATTCGTCCCGTCAATCGTTGCGGATCCGCGGGTCCACCACCGCGTACAGCACGTCGGAGATCAGGTTGCCGAAGATCACGATCGCGGCGATCACGAACGAGGTCGCCATCACCAGCGGGTAGTCGCGCTGGAAGATGGCGTCAACGATCAATCGCCCCATCCCCGGCCAGGAGAAGATGGTCTCCACCAGCACCGCCCCGGAGAGCAGGAAGGGGAGGTACAGCCCCAGGAGCGTGATGATGGGGATCAGGGCGTTGCGGAGCGCGTGCTTGAAGATCACGGTACGCTCCGAGAGCCCCTTGGCGCGCGCGGTCCGGATGAAGTCCTGGTGGATGACCTCCAGCATGGAGCCGCGCATGTAGCGCGCGACCCCCGCCGCCGACCCCACCCCCAGCGCGATGGCCGGGAGAATGAGGTGCTCCAGCCGGTCCAGGAGCTGCGCGCCCGGCGGGAGGTACTCCGCCCCCACGCTCATCATCTGCGAGGCCGGGAACTGCAGCCACTCCGGCCACCCCCACTGCGAGGCCTTCAGGGAGAAGGCCAGGATCAGCATCAGCGCGAGCCAGAAGCTCGGCATGGAGTAGAAGAAGAGCGCCAGGAAGGTGAGGACGTTGTCGGCCACCGAGTACTGGCGGACCGCCTGCACGATCCCGATCAGCATCCCCAGGAGGAAGATGATGACCAGCGAGATCAGGGTGAGCTGGAGGGTGTTCC
It encodes:
- a CDS encoding ABC transporter permease, with the translated sequence MIAYLLRRILGAIPLLLGILTLIFFIIHIAPGDPTARFFNPNVSPEVIEQMRRNLGLDQPLHVQYFKWLKSFLTGDFGQSFGQMRPIAEILPEVLWNTLQLTLISLVIIFLLGMLIGIVQAVRQYSVADNVLTFLALFFYSMPSFWLALMLILAFSLKASQWGWPEWLQFPASQMMSVGAEYLPPGAQLLDRLEHLILPAIALGVGSAAGVARYMRGSMLEVIHQDFIRTARAKGLSERTVIFKHALRNALIPIITLLGLYLPFLLSGAVLVETIFSWPGMGRLIVDAIFQRDYPLVMATSFVIAAIVIFGNLISDVLYAVVDPRIRND